A region of Actinomycetota bacterium DNA encodes the following proteins:
- a CDS encoding bifunctional [glutamine synthetase] adenylyltransferase/[glutamine synthetase]-adenylyl-L-tyrosine phosphorylase — translation MARLGLPAERSIRALRDAGLWDDDGATEETWELLAAVSETAEPADALDTIAAIASEHPETFERIRADPDLRARVLAVGGTSRPLGDLLARYPDAVIALGVSAPVSAVVVADLVAEAVRSATTEADRAAGIAAIRRRATANIAARDLTAELAVELVAAELAELAEGVLAGTLTALHEDIGGASPRATLAILGMGKLGGRELNYVSDVDVVFVHGAVNGDEDGAREEARQVFERLLSLLNASTTMGRAYEVDPTLRPEGRHGPLSRTIDSFVAYWERWAKTWEFQALIKARPVAGDRDLAERLLGRAEPFIWPEHLDPGVIQEVRDMKGRVEAKPEVLRHGERQVKLGPGGLRDIEFSVQLLQLVHGRADHSLRLTGTLPALDALARGGYVAEDDARDFATAYRQLRRVEHRLQLAQERRTHTIPSDPERQEWLARSLGYRALGDRPARETFAADLRTVQTQVRELHAKLFYRPLLEAHAVVPAADGELTLEPDRRTLTEAAAYERLEALGFRDARGALRDVRAITAGVTRRARTLRAVLPAFLHVLAESADPDTGLRMLRTVLDAHGRSSELVAHLRDHPPAAALLARVLGTSEVVGELFATQPQGADLLIDPTLRDVRRTREDLRRTALAQLSWQDDLAQRTALLRRFKRRELLRIVLRDLEGAAPVSVVGEELTALAEACLVAALEAVTHDEDDPAARMAIVGMGKLGGSELQYASDLDVLFVHEPVPGASEDEATAHALATAERVVRTLGEVTAEGTAFDVDADLRPEGKSGPLSRSLDSYAAYYDRWSEPWEHQSLLRARFVAGDDELGERFHQLTAELAYPPGGAGRATETAIRKLKARIERERVPKRTDANRHLKLGPGGMTDVEWTVQLLQQRHGHHERVVRTPSTMAAVDGLQDAGLLDSRDATWLRDGYRLLARIRNHLYLLRERNVDVLPTNPDVLERLARSLGYGRGGRQVLEEDHLRATRRIRHVTERVFYGGALT, via the coding sequence GCAGATGCGCTCGACACCATCGCCGCGATCGCCTCCGAGCATCCCGAGACGTTCGAGCGGATCCGGGCCGACCCCGACCTGCGAGCTCGCGTGCTCGCGGTCGGGGGCACCTCACGGCCGCTGGGTGACCTGCTCGCGCGGTACCCGGACGCGGTGATCGCGCTCGGGGTGTCGGCTCCGGTCTCGGCCGTCGTCGTCGCCGACCTGGTCGCCGAGGCCGTGCGGTCGGCGACCACCGAGGCAGACCGCGCCGCCGGCATCGCCGCCATCCGACGCCGCGCGACCGCCAACATCGCGGCACGCGACCTCACCGCCGAGCTCGCCGTCGAGCTGGTCGCTGCGGAGCTGGCGGAACTGGCCGAGGGCGTCCTCGCCGGCACGCTCACCGCCCTGCACGAGGACATCGGCGGGGCGTCTCCCCGGGCGACGTTGGCGATCCTCGGGATGGGCAAGCTCGGGGGCAGGGAGCTGAACTACGTCAGCGACGTCGACGTCGTCTTCGTCCACGGAGCGGTCAACGGCGACGAGGACGGGGCACGCGAGGAAGCCCGGCAGGTGTTCGAGCGGCTCCTGTCCCTGCTGAACGCGTCGACGACCATGGGGCGTGCCTACGAGGTCGACCCCACGCTGCGACCGGAGGGACGCCACGGTCCGCTGTCCCGCACCATCGACAGCTTCGTGGCGTACTGGGAGCGCTGGGCCAAGACGTGGGAGTTCCAGGCGTTGATCAAGGCACGCCCCGTCGCTGGCGACCGCGATCTGGCGGAGCGCCTGCTCGGCCGCGCTGAGCCCTTCATCTGGCCCGAGCACCTCGACCCCGGCGTGATCCAGGAGGTGCGGGACATGAAGGGCCGGGTGGAGGCCAAGCCGGAGGTGCTGCGCCACGGCGAGCGGCAGGTCAAACTCGGCCCAGGTGGCCTGCGCGACATCGAGTTCTCGGTGCAGTTGCTGCAGCTCGTGCACGGCCGAGCTGACCACTCTCTCCGTCTCACCGGCACCTTGCCCGCGCTCGACGCGCTGGCTCGGGGCGGCTACGTCGCAGAGGACGACGCGCGCGACTTCGCCACGGCGTACCGCCAGCTGCGGAGGGTCGAGCACCGCCTGCAGCTGGCGCAGGAGCGCCGGACCCACACGATCCCGTCGGACCCCGAGCGTCAGGAGTGGCTCGCGCGCTCCCTCGGGTACCGCGCGCTGGGCGATAGACCGGCGCGGGAGACCTTCGCTGCGGATCTGCGCACGGTCCAGACCCAGGTGCGCGAGCTGCACGCGAAGCTGTTCTACCGACCGTTGCTGGAGGCGCACGCGGTCGTGCCGGCGGCGGACGGCGAGCTGACGCTGGAGCCCGACCGGCGCACGCTGACCGAGGCCGCGGCCTACGAACGGCTCGAGGCCCTGGGGTTCCGCGATGCGCGCGGGGCGCTCCGCGACGTGCGTGCCATCACCGCCGGCGTCACCCGTCGTGCCCGCACCCTTCGCGCGGTGCTGCCCGCCTTCCTGCACGTGCTCGCCGAGAGCGCGGATCCCGACACCGGCCTGCGGATGCTCCGAACGGTCCTGGATGCCCACGGCCGCAGCTCCGAGCTGGTCGCCCACCTGCGCGATCACCCGCCGGCGGCGGCGCTCCTGGCGCGGGTGCTGGGCACGAGCGAGGTCGTGGGCGAGCTGTTCGCGACCCAGCCGCAGGGAGCCGACCTGCTGATCGACCCCACGCTGCGGGATGTGCGTCGGACGCGTGAGGACCTGCGACGGACGGCGCTGGCGCAGCTGTCGTGGCAGGACGATCTCGCTCAGCGCACCGCCCTGCTGCGCCGGTTCAAGCGCCGGGAGCTGCTGCGGATCGTGCTACGCGATCTCGAGGGTGCCGCGCCCGTGTCGGTCGTCGGCGAGGAACTGACCGCCCTCGCGGAGGCGTGCCTCGTGGCCGCACTCGAGGCGGTGACCCACGACGAGGACGATCCGGCGGCACGCATGGCGATCGTCGGCATGGGCAAGCTCGGCGGGTCCGAGCTGCAGTACGCCTCCGACCTTGACGTGCTGTTCGTCCACGAGCCCGTGCCCGGAGCCAGCGAGGACGAGGCGACCGCCCACGCCCTGGCGACGGCCGAGCGCGTCGTGCGGACGCTGGGCGAGGTGACCGCCGAGGGCACGGCGTTCGACGTCGACGCGGATCTGCGCCCGGAGGGCAAGTCCGGGCCGCTGTCCCGTTCCCTCGACTCCTACGCCGCCTACTACGACCGGTGGTCGGAACCGTGGGAGCACCAGTCCCTGCTGCGCGCCCGCTTCGTCGCCGGGGACGATGAGCTGGGGGAGCGGTTCCACCAGCTCACCGCGGAGCTGGCCTACCCACCGGGCGGGGCCGGCCGCGCCACCGAGACCGCGATCCGCAAGCTCAAGGCGCGCATCGAGCGCGAGCGTGTCCCCAAGCGCACCGACGCCAACCGCCACCTCAAGCTCGGACCCGGTGGCATGACCGACGTCGAGTGGACCGTGCAGCTGCTCCAGCAACGCCACGGCCACCACGAGCGCGTCGTGCGGACTCCCAGCACGATGGCGGCGGTCGACGGGTTGCAGGACGCGGGACTGCTGGACTCGCGCGATGCCACCTGGCTGCGCGATGGCTACCGGCTGCTCGCGCGGATCCGCAACCACCTGTACCTGCTGCGTGAGCGCAACGTCGACGTGCTTCCGACCAACCCGGACGTGCTCGAACGGCTCGCGCGGAGCCTCGGCTACGGTCGTGGGGGGCGGCAGGTGCTGGAGGAGGACCACCTCCGCGCCACGCGACGGATCCGCCATGTGACCGAGCGGGTCTTCTACGGTGGAGCCTTGACGTGA
- a CDS encoding cupin domain-containing protein, translated as MISSWRRGDCDPVDPATGTVGGAFRLLGAADEGTVSVLHLAPGGSTPVESAEVGHLVLITAGSATVHIGEERLHARAGDAVRWPRDVPHALETDEGVSAFVVTYPEDRQAWRVTRIDARGRRWVVGVFSDTDKARHYRDLLRSEAGAGEQIVLE; from the coding sequence GTGATCAGCTCGTGGCGCCGCGGGGACTGCGACCCGGTCGATCCCGCGACGGGCACCGTCGGTGGCGCGTTCCGACTCCTCGGCGCGGCCGACGAAGGCACCGTCTCGGTGCTCCACCTCGCCCCTGGTGGCTCGACGCCCGTCGAGTCCGCCGAGGTCGGCCACCTCGTGCTGATCACCGCGGGCTCCGCCACGGTCCACATCGGCGAGGAGCGCCTCCACGCCCGTGCCGGCGACGCCGTGCGCTGGCCTCGCGACGTCCCACACGCGCTCGAGACCGACGAGGGCGTCTCGGCGTTCGTCGTCACCTACCCCGAGGACCGCCAGGCTTGGCGCGTCACCCGGATCGACGCGCGCGGGCGCCGCTGGGTGGTCGGCGTCTTCAGCGACACCGACAAGGCGCGCCACTACCGCGATCTGCTGCGCTCCGAGGCCGGGGCGGGGGAGCAGATCGTCCTCGAGTGA